One Ranitomeya imitator isolate aRanImi1 chromosome 4, aRanImi1.pri, whole genome shotgun sequence genomic window, tactccGCAGCGCTGTAGTTTGCACATTATCATCTTCTTGGTGAAGGGCTAAATCCTCTTTGTTGCAGACTATTCTGCCTGGTAGACGTGGGACCTGCCGCGCCCGGCTGCGCTGCTGTCTCCATCCATTTATATGGAAGATGCCAAAACTCCCGCAAACCAATGATGAGCTCATCAGCACACTTGCAGCCCCCTCTCCGCTGATGGCGGCCCACCATGGTCCCCTCTAGATGTGGGTCCACCACGGTATATCACATAGATGTATGCTGGAGAGAAGTGACCATGTGCGGCGGACTCTCTCCATTCACTTGTATGAGTGTTCTGAAAATCCATAGAAACCAAAGGAAAGAGCCCCCTCTCCACGGATAGTAGGGGCCCTACTTAAGTGTAATGTCCtgcgagagatatatatatatttttatttaaatttattaTGTGTATATTTATACAATTTATCTATTACAGAATTtaattaaatattttattttttaatatctaATTTTTTGTTCTTAAAATTGTGATTATTTTTAATAAACAAAAGTAATGTATAGAATtgtagtggtaaaaatttaataaatatatatatatatatatatatatatatatatatatatatatatatatatatatatatatatatatatatatatatatatatatatatttttaaccatACATACATTGGGCGACCATTGATTTCTTCAGAATCGGAGTCCTGGAACTGCTGATCTGCTCAGTCTGACCTCCAGGAATGTGTAGTGTGTTGGGACCGGATTGTGATTGGCTGGTGGAGGTGAGCTGACTAATGGGCGGACCCTCGACCCTGCCCCAGCTGTGAGAGGGGTTACTGCTGGTCAGCTCCCAGCACCATCCTGAATCTATAGGCAATAAGGCAGTCGTTAGAGCAAAGGTCCGGGGTGACTCCAGTTCATGCAGATATATGCTGTATACATATAGACTGAATGATCGTTACCTGCACAGGTGACCTGGGTGCTGAAGACACAGCTACAATATATGGACTTTGTCTTACACTTTATTATTCATTATATatacttttaaaaaaaatattttctgtattcTTTTCTATTTTTAATGTTCTAAAATATGTAAAAAGTACACAAAAGATATTTTCTGCACAAGTACATGAAATAAAAATTATGCCAAAATCTTATGGAACCCAccgattagttttttttttttttttttttaatgtaaacaaTGAACAATACTTTAcatggtgtatgtgtatatattatattactagctattgaacccgttctacgcccgggtggcgagcatttatattggtatatggtctccatcctggtatgtgctgctccatcctgcgtccccattttgtcatgtgctgctcccatcctgcgtccccatcctgtcatgcgctgctcccatcctgcgtccccatcctgtcatgcgctgctcccatcctgcgtccccatcctgtcatgtgctgctctatcctgcgtccccatcctgtcatgcgctgctccatcctgcgtccccatcctgtcatgtgctgctccatcctgcgcctccattctgtcatgtgctgctccatcctgcgtccccatcctgtcatgcgctgctccatcctgcgtccccatcctgtcatgcgctgctcccatcctgcgtccccatcctgtcatgcgctgctcccatcctgcgtccccatcctgtcatgtgctgctccatcctgcgtccccatcctgtcatgcgctgctctatcctgcgtccccatcctgtcatgcgctgctccatcctgcgtccccatcctgtcatgtgctgctccatcctgcgcctccattctgtcatgtgctgctcccatcctgcgcccccatcctgtcatgtgctgctccatcctgcgtccccatcctgtcatgtgctgctccatcctgcgcctccattctgtcatgtgctgctcccatcctgcgtccccatcctgtcatgcgctgctccatcctgcgtccccatcctgtcatgcgctgctcccatcctgcgtccccatcctgtcatgtgctgctccatcctgcgtccccatcctgtcatgtgctgctctatcctgcgtccccatcctgtcatgcgctgctccatcctgcgtccccatcctgtcatgtgctgctccatcctgcgcctccattctgtcatgtgctgctcccatcctgcgcccccatcctgtcatgtgctgctccatcctgcatccccatcctgtcatgcgctgctcccatcctgcgtccccatcctgtcatgtgctgctcccatcctgcgcctccattctgtcatgcgctgctcccatcctgctcccatcctgtgatgcgctgctcccatcctgtgatgcgctgctcccatcctgtgatgcgctgctcccatcctgtgatgcgctgctcccatcctgtgatgcgctgctcccatcctgtgatgcgctgctcccatcctgtgatgcgctgctcccatcctgtgatgcgctgctcccatcctgtgatgcgctgctcccatcctgtgatgcgctgctcccatcctgtgatgcgctgctcccatcctgtgatgcgctgctcccatcctgtgatgcgctgctcccatcctgtgatgcgctgctcccatcctgtgatgcgctgctcccatcctgtgatgcgctgctcccatcctgtgatgcgctgctcccatcctgtgatgcgctgctcccatcctgtgatgcgctgctcccatcctgtgatgcgctgctcccatcctgtgatgcgctgctcccatcctgtgatgcgctgctcccatcctgtgatgcgctgctcccatcctgtgatgcgctgctcccatcctgtgatgcgctgctcccatcctgtgatgcgctgctcccatcctgtgatgcgctgctcccatcctgtgatgcgctgctcccatcctgtgatgcgctgctcccatcctgtgatgcgctgctcccatcctggtatgtgctgctcccatcctgcgtccccatactgcctctgacccgctcggcgccgagtgctggggggcctgagcaggcggggacaccgccacgctgtgggggtcaggtgccggtatcgccgccagctcaggccccccagcacttactatattcacctgtcctgcgttccagcgctgggcgccgccatcttcccggtctcctggccgtgactgttcagtcagagggcggcgcctgcgcgcattaagcgcgtcatcgcgccctctgaactgaaggttacaggccgaagaccgggaagatggcggcgcccagcggtggaacgcaggacaggtgaatataggcgatactcaccctcctggcggtccctgcttctctgttggagatcgcggtgtgcgttcagtgtgaacgcacaccgcgatctcccgggagcgtcactctgtgaggcccagactgcgccggcgcttgcgcctgcgcagtctataaaggcttcggacagagtgacgctcccagcgttatattatagatgtgtatATTCCGATGCCTAgtgtcaaaaacaaaaaagggATTGTACTTCTGAATTGGCTAGGAAAGGTGTGTTTTTTGTCTTGCAACAGCGCCACTCTTATCTACTGGTTGTACCTGGTATTGCAATTCGGTTTCTTAATTGAATGTGGAAAAGCTTCAGTGATAGATGCAAatcaaggacttttttttttttattccctcctccacttttaaaataaaaaaaaaaggactgcCAGAGACATGACAGTGACTTTATCTTATGTTATAAGGAAGTAAGAAAATCCCCTCTAAATCCTCAGTGACCGCGGCGTCTGGAGTTTGGCCTCCTGCTGTTTGAGCGCTTTTTCTTATCTTTGCCCCCAGATAATGTCGGCTTTATGATAGCGCTGCGCCTGTTTACTTGGCGTTTTGCACAGATTTCCAAATCTGAACTTGGTTTCAGAGATCATCCAACATTTTGCCGTCGCTGGGAGGGAGCGCCGGTGAAATAAGGATAGTGGCCTGTTGTGAGGACAAACAACCCCGTCCTCTGGGACACATCACTGTATTAGTGTATAGTCACCAGAAGTCTTGCTCAGGGGGACCCAACATGTCTGTGCTCTAAAGAATGtcagcagttttttttgttttgtttttttactgggTTATCTGAGAATAGCatggtgtaggggcagagaccctgattccagtgatgtatcacttactgggcaatGTGTTGCTGTTAtcataaaatcaatgttttatcagcaggagattatccctaCAAGACTAGTTGTCtgttgcctcctagtccaaccacacccccagcactgattggctgctttctgtgaaaGCTGCCAATTggaggtgtgggtggggttatatacagCTGCTATATCTGCAGCAGGAAGAAACTGATTGTATcagaatgacagcaagcagcccaatgagtgacgcatcgctggaatcagggtctcggcccCTACATGTTGCTGCTCTCAGGTTACATAGAGAAAGATTGGGTGACCGACTCCTTTTAAATATATTGCCCATAAATTCTGATCAGACCTGTGCAATACTTAATTTCTTCTGTGGTGGCGCTCACGTTCTCAAAAATCTTGACTATTTGACCCAGAAAGTGCAAATATAAATATCGGTGACCTCGGACTGTGGGATCCTGTTATGTCTCACTGCTCATGTTTGGCCCCAAGGCTTACGATCTGTGAGGCGACCTCACGTTCACTACCGGAGGTCACTGCAGGTCACAAACATGCGTGAGACCAGTGGATAATCTCTGAGCCGCTTAGTCAGACATTCGTGACTTGGGGCCGAGTTCGATCTGTGTTTTTCAAGAATAGAATGtccgtgtttatatatatatatatataatatatatataatatatatataattttttttttttgtttttttttttgtttttttttttgagtgaTGTGCGTCGTGACACAATGCGTCTATGAAGAGGAAAAAAGAAACCGGGCAACATGGGTGTTGTccaagaaaaaaaaccaaaaaacaattaAACGtggaatgattttttttattttttattaggatttttttttttattatattacgatttttatttggatttttttaaaataatttttatacaACAAAATCCTAAAAATATAATatactaataaaataataaaaaaaattataaaatatcacATTTTATATTAGGAGTTATTTTTATTATGATTGTTATATTATATTCATGATTTTTATATTCTGCTGATTTATatcttaaaaaataataaaaaatcataatgaaatattttttattttattttttttattataataaaataatttgtatttttaattattttttttctagatTTTCCGATTTTTAAACCCGaccgttattttttttttttttttgtctttatagCCGACTGTTGTTCAGATGTGATGGAAGTGGCGAAGGAAGCCAGGAAGAGGAATCTGGGGCCTCTTCATCCTTCTTTTAACTTGGTCAAGATCCTAAAGAACGGGCTGTACAAAAACCTCCCTGAAAATGCCCACGAATTGGCATCGGGGAAACTCTGCATATCGCTCACCCGGGTCTCGGACGGGGAGAACGTGCTGGTGTCTGATTTCGGCTCTAAAGAGGAGCTAATCCAGGTATGGCTGACGACATGGGGGCTGAATTCTTCCTGATGGCTGAGAGGGGTGGggcttagtgtttttttttttcctttggggagaggctcctgctgcagacagttgGTGATCTCTGAATGGAGAAATGGTACAATTCTCTATATATTCATCATTATTTTGTTTCTTAAAAAATTTTAGATTAAAGGTGAggaggagtaaaggtaccgtcacactgaacgatatcgctagcgatccgtgacgttgcagcgtcctggctagcgatatcgtccagtgtgacaggcagcagcgatcaggatcctgctgtgatgtcgttggtcgctgcagaaagtccagcactttatttcgtcgctggacctcctgcagacatcgctgaatcggcgtgtgtgacgccgattcagcgatgtcttcactggtaaccagggtaaacatcgggtaactaagcgcagggccgcgcttagtaacccgatgtttaccctggttaccagcgtaaaagtaaaaaaacaaacactacatacttacattccgctgtctgtccccgacgctctgcttcctgcactggctgtgagcgctggccggaaagcagagcggtgacgtcaccgctctgctttccggccgctgtgctcagtcagtgcaggaagcagagcgccgaggacagacagcagaaggtaagtatgtagtgtttgtttttttacttttacgctggtaaccagggtaaacatcgggttactaagcgcggccctgcgcttagtaacccgatgtttaccctggttaccggcatcgttggtcgctggagagctgtctgtgtgaccgctctccagcgaccaaacagcgacgctgcagcgatcaatatcgttgtcggtatcactgcagcgtcgctgagtgtgaaggtaccttaagagctttATTCCTACATCTACCTGATAAAGTCCAATCGCTTAGCATCTTTTCAGAGATTGGAAACCCTATTGATCTTTTATGTAATCTGTGGTGTCTGTGTACATGACCGCGAGTGTTGGATTTGATTTTCTTTTATCAGTTTATCCCCCTGACTCCCCTGCCCTTTTCCCATAGGCCTTAGTATGCAGCGCTTTTGTCCCCATTTACTGTGGGATCATCCCGCCGACGTTCAGAGGAGTGGTAAGTGTTCTTATCTGAGAAGGATTCGGCCAAATTAGGTGTAATAAACCCTTAACGGAATGAAGCCAAATATTGTGCGGAAAGCAGATCTATAGATTTAAAGCCCTGGTTAAACAATCCTGAAAATTGCCGTTAAGCACTATGATCCCGGCCAATCTCAAAATAAAGACTCGTCCTCCTATGGCAGATTACATAAATGACCCGTCAGATGTTTTGATCATCAGGGAACATTCAGATGGGACTTTAGTGATAAGTGCCACaaactaaaaaaaagaaataaatacatatttactATTCttattattaaaataataaaataataataaaataattgttttattattattttattattattttattatcagtattattagtattattattattattttattattattttagtattattattattattattattagtattattttagtattttagtattattattattattattattttagtattattagtattattattattattagtttattattattattttattattattttattattattattattattattttattatattattattttattatattattattatattatattattattattttattatatttttattcattaatttgttttttttttataaataaaatacTAAACCGAATTACAATTAGTTATTGATATCGTATATAAAATTAGTAAAAACTGGCAAAATaccatttttaattattttataacttttttttttttttttttaaatgtttccttTAATTTCCCTTTTCTCTGCAGCGTTATGTCGACGGTGGAATTAGCAATAATTTGCCTGAATACGAGTTGAAGAACACAATCACAGTCTCTCCATTCTCAGGGGAATCCGATATTTGCCCGAGAGACAACTCGACCAATTTCCACGAGCTGCGAGTGACCAACACCAGCATCCAGTTCAGCCTGGGGAATCTTTACCGACTGACCCGCGCCCTCTTTCCACCTGAACCTCAAGTAAGGAACAAAATAGTCTTGCCTTACACAATTTCTCTTTATTGCGAAGGCTTCGGACGCTTACCATCATAACATTAATGGTGTTTTGCTAGAATCTGTGACATCTTTTTATTATGAATGTTTCATGAGCAAATTACTTGTTTAAATCTGGTTGTATTAAATCCATttttattcatttaaaaaaaaaaaaaaaaaaattgcaattgagACAATTTTAGACTCCTGCTTCTTGTTAGTACAGGAAATGCACATGAACATTAGCTGCAATGAACAGACTCCTCCCCCTATTGTTTGTgttaagcatctaatgagcgtgtgcaaaggtgatTATGAAAGGAGGAAGAATAGGGGGAGTTGTGACTTTTGGATCCTGTGCGATCAGTTATCTAAACATGCCTCTGATTATGAGATTTCTGGAAACGTTTCAGAAGGGATCGGTCTAAAATAGTCCCAATGGCCAGTATCAAAATTATGCTTCAGGCCTGTTGTCTTGAGTAATATGACCAGTCACTATACCGATCATGGACATGCTAATAACCTCTTTTATGAGCGCAACTTATTTTTCGGTATCTTGTGGACTTCCTGACGAGACACTCACCCCCTCCTTCCCCTACAATTGGTGAAACCTTTTTAAGTATTATTTTTGCTGAGTAAAATGTTACATGGtgaacaggcaaggaaaatctgacCACCTCCTCCGTGTAATCTAATAGGGAAATGGGTTTTCTAAAGTTGACTACCCAAGTAAATGAAAAATACAATCAAATGACTTTGCTCTTGGTCAGGTTGTGGGTTGGTCACCCATTTGTTTTGAATCTGTGCCTTGTAATACTGCACTTCTCCTGCGGGGGCAGTGTCTCATTTAGTAGGATGTGAAGTTTTATGATCTACCACCTCTTAGCCATGACTTgacaaattttttaaatttttttttttattattgaatttGAGTTGTTGGCACATATTTGTTCATCATATTTCATGGTCCTAATTTGTTTTCACAGGTTCTGTTAGAGATGTGTCAACAGGGCTACAATGACGCACTCAGATTCCTAAAAGACAACAGTACgtgttatttcctttttttttttttttcttaaattatccTGACTCCACCCATACTGCAGGATCCCGTATTTGCTTTGTGGCTTTTATTGATGTAATGCTCTTGGATAGAAAACCGTAATATACGTTTTCATATTGCGATGTATTTACTACAGCTGGCCCTGTATATGCTTCTTTGAGCTGCACCCTCCTTGCTACTCAAGGGGGCGCCACTGAGTTCGGTGTGAGCGTTTATCAATAATCAATCTATATCTGTATTGGTTATTCATAGTAATGCTGCTCTTTagtcactgtatgttggtattatttctGTGCACTGTGGCGGTATTAAGCGTTTTCTTACTGTGCCACAGTGATTGGTGATTCTATATATATTCTTCCTAATAAACCCAGAAGTAGGAAGGAGCAAAAatttaaatgttttaatttttgtattttttttattactttttttttttttatttattatatatatattttttttagatctTTTAAAATCCCCATCTCCCCATTTGGATGTTCAGCTAAAGCAGGAAGGTTTAGGGTCTGTCTGCAACAGCCCACAGTGTATCGTAGCCCCCCGCCCTAAGGAGGCGAAGAAGGAAAGTGACGAAACGCCGGTGAAAAAAGCGCGCTGGCCGCTAGACAGGAGGCTAATGGAAAAACTGCCTCCTACTCTATACAGCGGTAATggcgtgtgtatgtatatgtgtgtatgtatgtacagaccAAAAGacctaaattcacactgaaggcatcaaaactatgaattaacacatgtggaattatatacttaacaaaaaagtgtgaaacaactgaaaatatgtcttactagctgaagagcccggcgttgcctgggcatagtaaatatctgtggttagttatagcacctctcttcttattttcccatcacgcctctcattttccttctcacatctctcattttctccctcacatctctcattttctccctcacacctctcattttccccctcactcctctcattcctccctaacacttgtcatttcgacctcacatctgtcattttccgatcactccactattttccctcactcctctcattttgcactcacaccttttcattttcacctcacacctctcactttcacatcagtatatacatgtttgtcatctcccttatatatagtatacacctgtatgtcatctcctgtatatagtatatacctgtatgtcatctcccctgtatatagtatatacctgctgtgtcatctcctctgtatatagtatatacctgtatgtcgtctcctatatatagtatatacctgtatgtcatctcctcctgtatatagtatatacctgtgtgtcatctcccctgtatatagtatatacctgctgtgtcatctcctcctgtatatagtatataccttcatgtcatatcctcctgtatatagtatactagattgtggcccgattctaacgcatcgggtattctagaatatgcatgtccctgtaatatatggacaatgatgattccagaattcgcggcacactgtgcccgtcgc contains:
- the LOC138675293 gene encoding patatin-like phospholipase domain-containing protein 2, which produces MFDRERGWNVSFAGCGFLGVYHVGVSSCLQERAPYLITEAARIYGASAGALNAAALVCGCCLADCCSDVMEVAKEARKRNLGPLHPSFNLVKILKNGLYKNLPENAHELASGKLCISLTRVSDGENVLVSDFGSKEELIQALVCSAFVPIYCGIIPPTFRGVRYVDGGISNNLPEYELKNTITVSPFSGESDICPRDNSTNFHELRVTNTSIQFSLGNLYRLTRALFPPEPQVLLEMCQQGYNDALRFLKDNNLLKSPSPHLDVQLKQEGLGSVCNSPQCIVAPRPKEAKKESDETPVKKARWPLDRRLMEKLPPTLYSALQEACKENEGLYNQITSLLPMRVASYMALPCTLPVESAYSMALRLVDWFPDIPDDVRWMQKTVRSVAGTVYRQARKRLLPARPPVRSTLRKCLSLPAPFHQTSSNLFPNNYSSMDLESWVFDFSCPMNSEDSVVHTAKCGFPSSFIADDSGVEMSLSVLSVEDVDNSSELSF